In Emcibacteraceae bacterium, a single window of DNA contains:
- a CDS encoding DUF4170 domain-containing protein, protein MTDGQLFLVFGGKVSDPRTTNFINPEYLHTVGIYPSYEEAKKAWKGASQAMVDDAMTKYVVVCLDKLLTPSDA, encoded by the coding sequence ATGACTGATGGTCAATTATTTTTAGTGTTTGGCGGTAAAGTATCTGACCCACGAACGACCAATTTTATTAATCCTGAATATCTTCATACTGTTGGTATATACCCTTCATATGAAGAAGCCAAAAAAGCCTGGAAAGGCGCCAGTCAGGCGATGGTCGATGATGCAATGACAAAATATGTTGTTGTCTGTCTTGATAAACTTCTGACCCCATCCGACGCATAA
- a CDS encoding glycerate kinase has product MDFNPRQFLLKCFEVAVQAALPEKIVPDHLPSNRTSKVIIIGAGKAAASMAASFEKNWIGPVTGLVVVPQNHEVPCNSIEVITASHPTPDHKSVIAAKRIFELTKNLTEEDMVFVLLSGGGSSLLCYPATDIDFSEKQKINRALLKSGATINEINCVRKHLSAIKGGHFARHCFPAKVYTLAISDVVGDDPSTIASGPTVIDPTTSSDALNILKKYSIEFSDAVRHWLENPLSETEKEAIPDNQYTIIGSASMALKKVEEFAHISGINVINLGELTGDAKDLGQKTALEIDNLNISEPTLIISGGETTVTVRGNGQGGRNTEFLLSLLLSIKSSKEVYALSADTDGIDGLGNNAGAIMTPDSRKRAHIQEINLKALLDNNDSYSAFAQLGDLIITGPTKTNVNDFRAIMLLPNKLLS; this is encoded by the coding sequence ATGGATTTTAACCCCAGACAATTTCTGCTTAAATGTTTCGAGGTCGCTGTTCAGGCGGCCCTTCCCGAAAAAATAGTTCCCGATCATCTTCCATCTAACCGAACTTCAAAAGTCATCATCATTGGGGCCGGGAAAGCGGCTGCTTCAATGGCTGCTTCCTTTGAAAAGAACTGGATTGGTCCTGTAACAGGACTTGTTGTTGTGCCTCAGAATCATGAGGTCCCCTGCAATTCCATAGAAGTTATTACCGCATCACATCCTACTCCAGATCATAAGTCTGTTATTGCCGCGAAACGAATTTTTGAACTAACAAAAAACCTGACTGAAGAAGACATGGTTTTTGTGCTTTTATCCGGAGGTGGATCATCACTATTATGCTATCCGGCAACAGACATTGATTTTTCCGAGAAACAAAAAATAAACCGGGCCCTCTTAAAATCAGGGGCCACAATTAATGAAATAAACTGTGTTCGGAAACATTTGTCAGCCATTAAAGGCGGCCACTTTGCCCGGCACTGCTTTCCGGCAAAAGTCTATACACTTGCCATTTCTGATGTGGTTGGTGATGATCCATCAACCATTGCTTCCGGCCCGACGGTCATAGATCCGACCACGTCGTCAGATGCCCTGAACATCCTTAAAAAATACTCAATCGAATTTTCAGACGCTGTTCGCCATTGGCTGGAAAATCCTTTGTCGGAAACAGAAAAGGAAGCAATTCCAGATAATCAATATACTATAATCGGGTCCGCCAGTATGGCCTTAAAAAAAGTGGAGGAATTTGCCCATATATCAGGGATCAACGTTATAAATCTAGGGGAACTGACCGGAGATGCTAAGGACTTAGGTCAAAAAACCGCGCTTGAAATTGACAACCTAAACATATCAGAACCAACCTTGATTATTTCCGGTGGTGAAACAACCGTAACCGTAAGGGGCAATGGTCAAGGCGGCAGAAATACTGAATTTCTGCTTAGTCTTCTGCTTTCAATAAAAAGCTCAAAAGAAGTTTATGCCCTTTCTGCGGATACAGATGGCATTGATGGCCTTGGCAATAATGCTGGTGCCATAATGACGCCGGACAGCAGAAAACGAGCACATATACAGGAAATTAATTTAAAGGCATTACTTGATAATAATGACAGCTACTCGGCCTTTGCTCAATTGGGTGATCTTATAATTACTGGACCAACTAAAACCAACGTTAATGATTTTAGAGCAATTATGCTTCTACCAAATAAGTTATTATCTTAA
- a CDS encoding biotin transporter BioY: MQVNKSKFTQFDELMSFAKASFISFAMALLLGLSSWISIPLGPVPITMQLTIVFLIGILLPIKYAVFSLLVYLLLGASGVPIFADGKSGFSVIIGPTGGYLLGFLIAVALISFLTKDVRNNYLNNIQNKNNLKIIFACLAGSLIILGMGVGWGKVLTGLPWTEIIRSWFLPFLPGLFVKIALALIISIKLLKTKITLR, encoded by the coding sequence TTGCAGGTTAATAAAAGTAAATTTACTCAATTTGATGAATTAATGAGTTTCGCTAAAGCCAGTTTTATTTCCTTTGCTATGGCATTGCTGCTTGGGCTGTCTTCCTGGATTTCTATACCTTTAGGACCGGTTCCAATAACAATGCAATTAACGATCGTTTTTTTAATTGGCATTCTATTACCGATAAAATATGCCGTATTCTCGCTTTTAGTTTATCTGTTGTTAGGAGCGTCAGGTGTCCCAATTTTTGCGGATGGTAAGTCCGGATTTTCAGTTATTATCGGACCAACGGGTGGTTATCTTCTGGGATTTCTTATTGCTGTTGCGTTAATTTCATTTTTAACAAAAGATGTCAGGAATAATTACTTAAATAATATTCAGAATAAAAATAACTTAAAAATCATATTCGCTTGTCTTGCAGGTTCGTTGATAATTTTAGGTATGGGAGTTGGATGGGGTAAAGTCTTAACAGGCCTTCCTTGGACAGAGATAATAAGATCTTGGTTTCTGCCGTTTCTGCCTGGTTTATTTGTCAAAATAGCTTTAGCCTTAATAATCAGCATAAAATTATTAAAAACAAAAATTACCTTAAGATAA
- a CDS encoding ABC transporter substrate-binding protein: MEYSHRPKIAAKAASIEEKIFLSRRMFIIFLAAMGILFLMGSNSKAQGDNSDPAELEKAKEFIEAFSDRAIGILNNKNLTEEQTFNEYRKILNDSFAIDYISRITLSRHRNKASKEELDEYSRLFPEFILKVNSSRLQKLDTTKLDIDQVVPNGKTDIFVRTKAFNADDKPLDVDWRVRSDKNGTYKIIDVKIEGISMVATQRDDFTSRISSSGISGLNKYMKDIIDGIAVAQDDATS, from the coding sequence ATGGAATATTCCCACCGCCCAAAGATAGCTGCCAAAGCAGCCTCTATTGAAGAGAAAATATTTTTGTCCAGAAGAATGTTTATTATCTTCTTGGCGGCAATGGGAATTCTGTTCTTAATGGGATCCAATTCAAAAGCGCAAGGAGATAATTCGGACCCGGCGGAGCTTGAAAAAGCTAAAGAATTTATCGAAGCGTTTTCAGACAGAGCTATTGGAATTCTGAATAATAAGAATTTAACTGAAGAGCAGACCTTTAATGAATACAGAAAAATTCTGAATGACTCGTTTGCTATTGATTATATCTCGCGAATTACACTAAGCCGTCACCGCAATAAGGCCAGTAAGGAAGAGCTTGACGAGTATTCCAGACTTTTTCCTGAGTTTATCCTGAAAGTAAACTCCTCCCGTCTTCAAAAACTTGATACGACAAAGCTTGACATAGATCAGGTTGTGCCCAATGGCAAAACGGATATTTTTGTGCGGACCAAAGCCTTTAATGCTGATGATAAACCATTGGATGTTGACTGGCGGGTCAGAAGCGACAAAAATGGCACCTATAAGATTATTGATGTAAAAATTGAAGGCATCAGTATGGTCGCCACTCAGCGGGATGATTTCACTTCAAGAATAAGCAGCAGCGGCATAAGCGGTCTTAATAAATATATGAAAGATATAATCGACGGCATTGCTGTCGCACAGGATGATGCAACCTCCTGA
- a CDS encoding cytochrome c family protein: MKSVFKISFILLIANLLLPFAAFADGDAASGESLFQKKCKICHTNEKGADAKIGPNLYGVYERKSGHFEDYKYSKNMLDANLTWDDATLDAYLTKPKDVVPKGKMVFAGFKKEQDRLDIIAYLKSLHD; encoded by the coding sequence ATGAAGAGTGTATTTAAAATCAGTTTTATTTTATTAATAGCAAATTTATTATTGCCTTTTGCTGCTTTTGCTGACGGTGATGCAGCCAGTGGTGAATCACTGTTTCAGAAAAAATGTAAAATTTGTCATACCAATGAGAAAGGTGCTGATGCCAAAATAGGTCCAAATCTTTATGGCGTTTATGAAAGAAAATCAGGCCATTTTGAAGATTATAAATATTCAAAAAATATGCTTGATGCCAACCTGACTTGGGACGATGCGACATTGGATGCCTATCTAACAAAACCAAAAGACGTTGTTCCAAAAGGAAAAATGGTATTTGCCGGTTTTAAAAAGGAACAGGATCGTCTTGACATCATTGCCTACTTAAAATCGTTGCACGATTAA
- a CDS encoding TRAP transporter substrate-binding protein, producing MIKFFRSVYCATLLILLVACSGNVEKKSDASTEDNPVNFKLASTYPSTLTILGTMAKRFEQQIDLISGGNIKFRFFEPGALAPPLETFDAVSYGALDSAWSSPGFWSGKVPALQTFAAIPFGPDSAEYMAWYYNGGGKEIFEDIYHKHNIHSIICGISPPEASGWFKKEIKTLDDLKGIRMRFFGLGARVMSKMGVSTQLLATGDIFPALELGAIDATEFSVPAVDQKLGFDKIAKHYYFPGWHQQSTFFELMINLDKWQTLSERQKAEIYTTCGDNMRFGIAEGEALQAEAINKLKASGTIFHKWPDEILDAFEAAWMEVAEEEAAKDLDFKRSWDSLQKFRASYKTWKELGYIKADR from the coding sequence ATGATTAAATTCTTCAGATCGGTTTATTGTGCAACACTATTAATTTTACTGGTTGCCTGTAGCGGAAATGTTGAAAAAAAGTCAGATGCCTCGACAGAAGATAACCCGGTTAATTTCAAACTTGCCAGCACTTACCCTAGTACCCTGACTATTCTTGGAACAATGGCCAAGCGGTTTGAACAGCAGATCGATCTGATTTCAGGCGGCAATATCAAGTTCAGATTTTTTGAACCCGGTGCTCTCGCCCCGCCACTTGAAACATTTGATGCAGTCTCATATGGCGCATTGGACAGCGCCTGGTCATCCCCCGGCTTCTGGAGCGGGAAAGTACCCGCCCTGCAGACCTTCGCAGCAATCCCCTTCGGCCCTGACAGTGCAGAATATATGGCCTGGTATTATAATGGCGGTGGCAAGGAAATTTTTGAAGATATTTATCATAAACATAATATCCACAGCATTATTTGCGGTATAAGCCCACCTGAAGCTTCGGGTTGGTTTAAAAAGGAAATCAAAACACTTGATGACCTAAAAGGTATCAGAATGCGTTTCTTTGGCCTTGGCGCCCGCGTTATGAGCAAAATGGGAGTTTCAACCCAACTGCTTGCCACTGGTGATATTTTCCCGGCACTGGAACTTGGGGCCATTGACGCAACGGAATTTTCCGTACCGGCTGTTGATCAGAAACTTGGGTTTGATAAAATTGCAAAGCACTATTATTTCCCGGGCTGGCATCAGCAATCTACATTTTTTGAGTTAATGATTAATCTGGATAAATGGCAAACTTTATCCGAAAGGCAAAAAGCGGAAATTTACACCACTTGTGGAGACAATATGCGCTTTGGAATTGCCGAAGGGGAAGCGCTGCAGGCGGAAGCCATTAACAAGCTAAAAGCCAGCGGGACAATATTCCACAAATGGCCGGATGAAATTCTTGATGCTTTTGAGGCCGCATGGATGGAAGTTGCCGAAGAAGAAGCCGCAAAAGACCTCGATTTTAAAAGATCGTGGGACTCTTTACAAAAATTCAGAGCATCATACAAAACATGGAAAGAGCTGGGCTATATTAAAGCGGACCGTTGA
- a CDS encoding aminotransferase class V-fold PLP-dependent enzyme — MDRRDFLKTTAALASVSVTAGAMGAQAQEMMDKDSDAYWQTIMDQYKVTDEFINLNAGHWGIMSEPVRQAFADHTAFINAYSSHYMGSGRRVDPNARSFNVDRQEILEMLAKKLGVRSDELVFTRNVTESMQLLISGYNKLKPGDKVLYADAAYYSMQAEMRHLRYFRGADVIRLHTPDPATYENQIAVFEQGIKDNPGTKLILVTHMANRTGVIVPLKEISLMARSYGVDVIVDAAHSWGQYDFNFPDMNVDFVGFNLHKWIGAALGVGLMYIRRERMLDIDTKSSKGPPGNIDINNRVQTGTMNMAAVLSVKDALIFLDKIGIEHIDRRFRALRHEWVKEFLDDDRVDILTPEDERMHAGLTSFRIKKHKNAIELGNTLLRDYKINSAPIPELNAIRISPGLYSSKQDMAALAVAIKDIVKKMG, encoded by the coding sequence ATGGATAGACGGGATTTTTTAAAAACGACAGCAGCACTGGCGTCAGTTTCTGTTACTGCTGGCGCAATGGGGGCGCAGGCTCAGGAAATGATGGACAAGGATAGTGATGCCTACTGGCAAACGATTATGGATCAATATAAGGTCACGGATGAGTTTATAAATCTGAATGCGGGCCATTGGGGAATTATGTCTGAACCCGTACGTCAGGCTTTTGCTGATCACACAGCCTTCATAAACGCCTATAGTTCACATTATATGGGATCGGGAAGACGGGTAGACCCGAACGCGAGATCATTTAATGTGGACCGTCAGGAAATTCTTGAAATGCTGGCAAAGAAACTGGGCGTCCGGAGTGATGAGTTGGTTTTCACAAGAAATGTTACCGAGTCCATGCAGCTGCTAATCAGCGGTTATAATAAATTAAAGCCGGGAGATAAGGTTTTATATGCCGATGCGGCCTATTATAGTATGCAGGCGGAAATGCGTCATCTGAGATATTTTCGTGGTGCTGATGTGATCAGGCTTCATACGCCTGATCCGGCAACCTATGAAAATCAGATTGCCGTTTTTGAACAGGGGATTAAAGATAATCCGGGCACCAAGTTAATTCTTGTCACCCATATGGCAAACCGTACCGGGGTTATCGTGCCGCTCAAGGAAATTTCACTGATGGCAAGGTCATATGGTGTTGACGTTATTGTTGATGCGGCCCATTCCTGGGGGCAGTATGACTTTAATTTCCCGGATATGAATGTGGATTTTGTAGGCTTCAACCTACATAAATGGATAGGGGCGGCGCTAGGGGTCGGCCTTATGTATATACGCAGGGAACGTATGCTGGATATTGATACAAAAAGCAGCAAAGGACCTCCCGGAAATATTGATATCAACAACCGTGTACAAACAGGTACGATGAATATGGCAGCGGTTTTGAGCGTTAAGGATGCACTTATTTTCCTTGATAAAATTGGAATCGAACATATCGATCGCCGATTTAGAGCACTTAGACATGAATGGGTTAAAGAGTTTCTTGATGATGACCGCGTTGATATCCTGACACCTGAAGATGAGCGGATGCATGCGGGGCTGACATCTTTCCGGATTAAGAAACATAAAAATGCGATTGAACTCGGGAATACATTGCTGCGCGATTATAAAATTAACAGCGCGCCAATTCCTGAGCTCAATGCTATCCGTATATCACCGGGACTTTATAGCTCGAAACAGGATATGGCCGCGCTCGCCGTGGCAATTAAAGATATTGTGAAAAAGATGGGATAA
- a CDS encoding TRAP transporter small permease subunit: MLTIILDVIGRRFMNVGSVALQELEWHFHGALFLLCLGFTYMEDAHVRVDLLRENFSERTNRLIEIIGCLVFLLPYCGVVIYFGIDFTMKSYTAGEMSANTNGLPYRFIIKSLLPIGFLLLGLSAISVLLRRKDTNE; this comes from the coding sequence ATGCTTACGATTATTCTTGATGTGATCGGTAGGCGTTTTATGAATGTGGGCTCGGTTGCCCTGCAGGAACTGGAATGGCACTTTCATGGCGCTCTTTTTCTGCTTTGCCTCGGCTTTACCTATATGGAAGATGCCCATGTCCGTGTTGATTTGCTCAGGGAGAATTTTTCGGAAAGGACCAACCGTCTTATTGAAATTATCGGCTGTCTTGTATTTCTTCTCCCCTATTGTGGGGTTGTTATTTACTTTGGCATTGATTTCACTATGAAATCTTATACCGCCGGTGAGATGTCCGCCAATACCAACGGACTTCCCTATCGTTTCATCATTAAATCGCTTTTACCGATCGGGTTTCTGCTGCTTGGCTTGTCAGCCATATCCGTCCTTTTAAGAAGGAAAGATACAAATGAATAG
- a CDS encoding DUF2336 domain-containing protein, with the protein MTEYLNSADVARLLAEPTAENRAVAATKVSEQFKAGNLSTEERKIAEEIFQIMVRDAEVRVREALAESLKNSDSISHEIAISLANDVAEVSVPMLKFSEVLTDDDLVEIIKSQGADAQVAVASRSTVSASLADHIVENSKNAGVVATLMNNDGANLEEGTMDKALDKYGDDEEVNIPMAKRAQLPIKVAERLVTLVSEQVRDHLVTHHEMSANTVMDLFFNARERATANLIHDGDDEVGFAALVDQLYENGRLTETLIFRALCLGDVIFFEMALAKIAGIPIGNAYQLIHDRGDLGLKAIYEKCKFSPHLFPVVTVALDVAKEMVSSASDDPLRYKSRMVERILTRCEKTVDMESFEYFITQIVGTNAA; encoded by the coding sequence ATGACGGAATATCTTAATAGTGCAGATGTGGCAAGACTACTGGCCGAGCCGACAGCGGAAAATAGGGCAGTTGCAGCTACCAAAGTGAGTGAGCAGTTTAAAGCTGGTAACCTAAGCACTGAAGAAAGAAAAATTGCTGAGGAAATCTTTCAGATAATGGTCAGGGACGCTGAGGTAAGGGTCCGCGAAGCATTGGCAGAAAGTCTTAAAAATTCTGATAGCATTTCGCATGAAATTGCGATTTCACTAGCCAATGACGTGGCCGAGGTTTCCGTGCCCATGCTTAAATTTTCAGAAGTGCTGACGGATGATGACCTTGTTGAAATCATTAAGAGTCAGGGTGCCGATGCCCAGGTTGCGGTGGCATCAAGGTCCACTGTTTCAGCAAGTCTTGCAGATCATATCGTCGAAAACAGTAAGAATGCCGGTGTTGTAGCAACATTGATGAATAATGACGGTGCCAATCTGGAAGAGGGCACCATGGATAAGGCACTTGATAAATACGGGGATGATGAAGAAGTAAACATTCCTATGGCCAAACGTGCGCAGCTCCCGATCAAGGTGGCTGAGCGCCTTGTAACATTGGTTTCAGAGCAGGTACGGGACCACCTTGTTACTCATCACGAAATGTCAGCCAATACGGTCATGGATTTATTCTTCAACGCCAGAGAGCGGGCAACGGCGAACCTTATCCATGATGGGGATGATGAAGTCGGTTTTGCCGCTCTGGTTGACCAGCTTTATGAAAACGGCCGTTTGACGGAAACCCTGATCTTCCGTGCATTATGCCTGGGTGATGTCATTTTCTTTGAAATGGCATTGGCAAAAATTGCCGGTATTCCAATCGGTAACGCTTATCAGCTTATTCATGACCGTGGTGATCTGGGACTAAAGGCAATCTATGAAAAATGTAAATTTTCACCGCATTTATTCCCTGTTGTTACAGTTGCATTGGATGTGGCAAAAGAAATGGTTTCATCTGCATCTGATGATCCGCTTCGTTATAAAAGCAGGATGGTAGAGCGCATTTTAACACGCTGTGAAAAAACAGTTGATATGGAAAGCTTTGAGTATTTTATCACTCAGATTGTCGGCACAAACGCCGCCTAG
- a CDS encoding aminotransferase class V-fold PLP-dependent enzyme, whose translation MDRRQFLTSSALFAGLSMAGIPALSFANTPRAADDEDFWKIIQDEYDVTGDITNMEAGYWGIMSIPVTQAYIQHTHFVNQNSSYYARRLYRDDYNKIIARVAKKLGVGEDEIELTRNATEALQCLINGYNKLKEGDTVIYADLDYGSMQSEMRYLKDYRKVNVVAIAMPEPASYENVIAAYKKALDDHPKCKMMLMTHISNRTGLITPVKEIAAMAKARGVDVILDAAHSWGQYDFDFQDLGVDFVGFNLHKWIGVPLGVGMMYIRKNRIHDIDPFRGQAGADSDDVRMRVHTGTMNFAAVLSIPDALDFRENIGQKNITGRLRYLRNQWVNQVIDNKNVEILTPQDERMYAAITSFRIKGKTSREENMELMKTLTDKYGIFTTTMGSINSGSGIRVSPALYNSKEDANKLAEAINDIAG comes from the coding sequence ATGGACCGACGTCAGTTTCTTACTTCTTCAGCACTATTCGCCGGGCTTTCAATGGCAGGAATTCCTGCCCTTAGCTTTGCTAACACCCCGAGAGCAGCGGATGATGAGGATTTCTGGAAAATTATTCAGGATGAATATGATGTAACAGGGGATATTACAAATATGGAGGCTGGCTACTGGGGAATTATGTCAATTCCGGTTACGCAGGCCTATATCCAGCACACTCATTTTGTCAATCAGAACAGCTCATACTATGCCAGAAGACTCTATCGGGATGACTATAATAAAATCATTGCCAGAGTGGCTAAGAAACTGGGTGTTGGTGAAGATGAAATTGAATTAACCCGTAATGCGACGGAAGCGCTTCAATGCCTTATTAACGGCTATAATAAGTTAAAGGAGGGCGACACGGTTATATATGCCGACCTTGACTATGGCTCTATGCAGTCGGAAATGCGTTATTTAAAAGACTATCGTAAAGTCAATGTGGTTGCGATTGCCATGCCGGAGCCGGCATCATATGAAAATGTTATCGCGGCCTATAAAAAAGCACTTGATGATCATCCAAAATGTAAAATGATGCTGATGACCCATATCAGCAATCGTACCGGGCTGATTACACCCGTTAAAGAAATTGCGGCGATGGCAAAAGCAAGGGGTGTTGATGTCATTCTTGATGCGGCCCATTCCTGGGGACAGTATGATTTTGACTTTCAGGATCTAGGGGTCGATTTTGTTGGCTTTAACCTTCATAAATGGATCGGTGTGCCTTTAGGCGTTGGGATGATGTATATCCGTAAAAACCGAATTCATGATATTGATCCGTTTCGGGGGCAGGCCGGTGCGGACAGCGATGATGTCAGAATGCGCGTTCACACGGGAACGATGAATTTTGCAGCGGTTCTTTCAATACCGGATGCTCTAGATTTCAGGGAAAATATTGGTCAGAAAAATATAACCGGAAGGTTAAGATATCTTAGAAATCAATGGGTTAATCAGGTAATCGACAATAAAAATGTCGAGATATTAACCCCGCAGGATGAACGTATGTATGCGGCGATTACGTCTTTCAGGATAAAGGGAAAAACCAGTCGCGAAGAAAATATGGAACTTATGAAAACGCTGACTGACAAATACGGTATTTTTACAACTACAATGGGTAGTATCAATAGCGGTAGTGGTATCCGGGTCAGTCCAGCGCTTTATAATTCAAAAGAAGATGCAAATAAACTGGCAGAAGCCATTAACGATATTGCAGGTTAA
- a CDS encoding TRAP transporter large permease subunit, with the protein MNSLIEILPLLMFPALAASLFSGFPVAFVLGGVGLYFGLIGMELGIFNFREFFLINSRIFGGVVENIVLIAIPMFVFMGLILERSGIAEELLQSLKVMTRRIPGGLAISVTLLGTIMAATTGIIGASVVMISLMAYPALLAANYGKDFSSGTIAAAGTLGILIPPSIMLVIMGDLLSISVTDLFMTALIPGLMLACLYLLYIVIMHRGQKPEEIDENQDHIGLIILKGFIPAVLLITLVLGSIFAGFATPTEAAGVGAFGAIMLALAKNRITHEKLWQMCDETIKTSGMIFGIFVGATAFSYVFRSLGGDDLIIHFMENFTGGPWIVICMLMLIVFMLGFFFDWIEITLIVLPIFSPILNGLDLGGHVEPVQILPWFAVLVAINLQTSFLTPPFGFALFYMKGVAPPSIRMKDIYRGVVPYIIIQLLGLILVMIFPAIALWLPGALN; encoded by the coding sequence ATGAATAGCCTGATCGAAATTTTGCCGTTACTGATGTTTCCGGCCCTTGCTGCCAGTCTATTTTCCGGCTTCCCGGTTGCCTTTGTTCTTGGGGGTGTCGGTCTTTATTTCGGTCTCATCGGTATGGAACTCGGCATTTTCAATTTCAGGGAATTCTTTCTGATAAATTCAAGAATTTTTGGTGGTGTGGTTGAAAATATTGTTCTGATCGCCATTCCCATGTTTGTTTTCATGGGGCTTATCCTTGAACGAAGTGGAATTGCCGAAGAGCTTTTGCAAAGCCTGAAGGTCATGACAAGAAGAATACCAGGTGGATTAGCGATATCTGTTACTCTTCTTGGGACGATCATGGCAGCAACAACGGGCATCATTGGCGCTAGTGTCGTGATGATATCCCTTATGGCCTATCCTGCCCTTCTTGCCGCAAATTATGGAAAAGACTTTTCCAGTGGCACAATTGCCGCTGCCGGCACGCTCGGCATTCTTATTCCGCCTAGTATTATGCTTGTGATTATGGGGGATCTGTTGTCCATTTCTGTTACGGATCTATTTATGACAGCCCTGATCCCGGGGCTAATGCTGGCATGTCTTTATTTGCTCTATATCGTAATTATGCACCGTGGTCAGAAACCGGAAGAAATTGACGAAAATCAGGATCATATCGGTCTAATTATCCTAAAAGGATTTATCCCTGCCGTATTGCTGATCACACTTGTGCTTGGATCCATTTTTGCGGGTTTTGCAACTCCGACCGAAGCCGCTGGCGTCGGGGCATTTGGGGCCATTATGCTTGCACTTGCCAAAAACCGCATTACGCACGAGAAATTATGGCAGATGTGCGATGAAACGATTAAAACCTCCGGCATGATCTTTGGAATTTTTGTTGGTGCCACTGCCTTTTCCTATGTATTTCGGTCTCTGGGCGGTGATGATCTTATCATCCATTTTATGGAAAATTTCACAGGCGGTCCCTGGATTGTTATCTGTATGCTGATGTTGATCGTCTTTATGCTTGGGTTTTTCTTTGACTGGATTGAAATCACCCTCATTGTTCTGCCTATCTTTAGCCCGATCCTGAATGGACTTGATTTAGGAGGGCATGTTGAGCCGGTGCAAATTCTACCGTGGTTTGCTGTACTTGTGGCCATAAACCTGCAAACGTCATTCCTTACGCCCCCATTTGGCTTTGCCCTCTTTTATATGAAAGGGGTTGCCCCGCCTTCCATACGCATGAAGGATATATATAGAGGTGTTGTCCCCTATATTATTATTCAGCTTTTAGGGCTTATATTGGTGATGATTTTCCCGGCGATTGCCTTATGGTTACCGGGCGCTCTTAACTAG